One window of Cystobacter fuscus DSM 2262 genomic DNA carries:
- a CDS encoding peroxiredoxin encodes MLTVGDKIPAFNLKGVVSLEKGKEFKDINQDTYKGKWTVLFFWPKDFTFICPTEIAEFGKRDKDFQDRNAQILGVSTDSEYVHHAWRTHHPDLKGLPFPMLADIKRELSAALGVLHKDEGVALRATFIADPEGIIRHVSVNDLSVGRNVSEVIRTLDAFQTDELCPCNWQKGEETLTTKLAKAG; translated from the coding sequence AGCCTGGAGAAGGGCAAGGAGTTCAAGGACATCAACCAGGACACCTACAAGGGTAAGTGGACGGTGCTGTTCTTCTGGCCCAAGGACTTCACCTTCATCTGCCCCACGGAGATCGCGGAGTTCGGCAAGCGCGACAAGGACTTCCAGGATCGCAACGCGCAGATCCTCGGCGTGAGCACGGACAGCGAGTACGTGCACCACGCGTGGCGCACGCACCACCCGGACCTCAAGGGTCTGCCCTTCCCGATGCTGGCGGACATCAAGCGCGAGCTGAGCGCGGCGCTGGGCGTGCTGCACAAGGACGAGGGCGTGGCCCTGCGCGCCACCTTCATCGCGGACCCCGAGGGCATCATCCGGCACGTGTCGGTGAACGACCTGTCGGTGGGCCGTAACGTGAGCGAGGTCATCCGCACCCTGGACGCGTTCCAGACGGACGAGCTGTGCCCCTGCAACTGGCAGAAGGGCGAGGAGACCCTCACCACCAAGCTGGCGAAGGCGGGGTAA